The Solanum lycopersicum chromosome 8, SLM_r2.1 DNA segment CTTGCAGATTCTTGCATAAATACTAGAATAGAAGACTGTTACATTATCTCCGGAGATGATTGTATTGCTGTTAAGAGTGGTTGGGACGAGTATGGAGTCGCCTTTGGGATGCCAACAAAGCAGCTAGCTATAAGGCGAATCACCTGCATTTCTCCAACCAGTGCAACAATTGCATTAGGCAGTGAGATGTCAGGAGGAATTCAAGATGTAAGAGCAGAGGACATTGTAGCAATCAATACAGAATCAGCGGTTCGAATCAAGACTGCAGTAGGAAGAGGTGGATACGTGAAAGATATATATGTTAGAGGCGTGACAATGAAAACAATGAAATACGTATTCTGGATGACAGGAGATTATGGTTCTCATCCAGACGACAACTATGATCCCAACGCGTTACCTGTGATTGAAAACATCAATTACCGCGATATGGTTGCTGAGAACGTGACCATTGCTGCCAAGCTTGCAGGAATTTCTGGTGATCCGTTTACTGGAATCTGCATATCAAATGTCACGATAGAGATGGCGCCTAAAGCAAAGAAACTTTTCTGGAATTGTACAGATATTTCCGGAATTTCAAGTGGTGTGGTACCTCAGCCTTGTGATTTGTTGCCAGATCAAGGGATGGAGTATGCTTCACCCTGTAATTTTCCAACAGAGAGCTTACCAATTGATGATATGGAAATTCGGACGTGTTCCTGCaggaagaaaatatataactaatacatCAATGTAATAAGAATTTGTTCAGAAGGAAGACGATATCATACCCACTTTAATTATTCTGTTGCTTCACACTCCGAACAGTCCATGAATATACACTGGTAATCCCTGTTCACTGTGTGGACGAGACATGCTAATATCTGTAACTGTTTATGAATTTACGCAGCCAATATTTCAAGATAAAAGTAAAGCAAAAAGATTGTTGGTGAATGCATATTGAACCGTAACAACTACATCAGTGTTTTATAAGCATTCCTAGTCCACAATGTGGTAAAACTGAATAGTCATTAAACAATTCAACAGATGAAAATAAGCATGTTTTACATCTCGTATCACTAGGAGGAATTGCTTAATCTCCTAAACCAAGATATTGGTTTAATTCAGCTCTCTCCTCCGGCGAAACATAACTTACACAATGTAGGTAAGGTAAAAAAATGCGTCCTACATATGATACAGAATCCAGGACAATCCATCATATATTTTGTTCAACAAAGTCCGGATAAAACTTCACACACTCCCTCCAAATCAGTTCCTTGATCTTTTCTTCAGTGATTGAGGGCTCGTCAAAATCAAAACTGAATGGCCTGGGACAAATCGGCTCATCGTTGAGGTCATGAAGAGATGACAAAAATGGGTGACAGAGGGCCTCATCAACTGCACATAGAGCAAGAAAGTTAAAACACGATGAAGTAAACACATGATGAACTATAAAGGAAACATATCACGCAGAGGTTAAGGTCAGATTTTTTGGGGCTTTACCTGTAATTCGACGGGTTGGGTCAAAAACAAGCATTTTTTCAAGCAAATCGATAGCCAAAGCAGACATGCTGGGAAACCTTGCAGAAAATTGTTGCTTAGGATATTGAGGAAGCTGTCGGACATATCTTCGGGCATTATCACTTCTCAGAAATTGAAGGCTGGCATCATCAGGTGAACCTAGTAGCTTCAAGACAGAAGAAACACAGTTGAAGCTGGGAACAATAAGCTGATCAAACTGCTTCAGAATCAGAAAATATAAGTCCCGTCTATACTGAAAGGCCGTTTTTAGTCAGACCTTTTCTTGAACACGttgtgaaaaatataaaatgatttacTTATTCAATGAGCACTAGAAAGCATTGTCTACATGGAGTTACACTGGAAATCACTCTCAACTCCCAACTTCAAAGGGTAGCAATGATTCAATTTTAAAGGGAAGGGATAAGGGAAAGAAAAGAGGAGGTGACATGCAGGAAGAATGTCAgcagataattttttaaagcttccaaatgattttttaaaaacagaTTCTAGCTAAAGAATGTTGGATATGTTGGTAAACCAAAGAAAGAATTTGACATGACTTTTACCTCAGTAATGAGTCTCAGCTGCTGCACATAATCTTTTCCAGGAAACAAAGGTTCTCTTGTCATTATTTCACCAAGAATACAACCAACAGACCAAACATCAATTGCTCCAGTGTATTCTGAACAGTTAAGGAGCAATTCAGGTGCTCGATACCAGCGAGTGACAACATATTCAGTCATGAAATCTGTCTCAGAAGTTGTCCTTGCCAACCCAAAGTCTCCAATCTTGAGGTCGCAATTTGCATTTAGGAACAAATTGCTTGGCTTAAGATCACGATGTAAGACATTTGCTGAGTGCACATATTTCAGTCCACGTAATAGCTGATACATGAAGTACTGCAAAATTAAGTCAAATGTTATCCAACTATTAGAATCCAGATAAAGTAACAACAGCGTGCCCAAATAAATCTAGGAAAAAAAGCAGTATATTAGAATGTTCCCAATGAAAGCTGGATCAACTTCTAGGATTCCCTCCATGCTATTAAGAGAAATTATAAACAATAGTCTAGCTTGGCATGCAAGTCTGGCCCCCCAGCAGGATTGATAACATTGTCAGGAGAACAGAAGAGATTGTTAGACTAACGAACCAAGTGATTCGTGCCTTTTCTTTCTATTGGAGGAACTTATGGACATTTTAAATGCTTCCAAAAAATCATTCCAGTAACTGACATCTTTAAGGATCGGATGACTAATAATCCcatccatattttatttttacaggATAGTGCCACAGAATAACAACTATGCTGTAGTCATTGTATAAGCAAAAATGGGGCAAAACAGTACTAGCTTAGCACCCAAGGGTGTTGCCCAGCCATCAATGAAGTGGGTGAGAGCCATAAGGTCTTGGGTTCAAATCCAAGTACAGACAAACAgcactaggtgatttctttccATCTTTCCTAGCATTGGTGGATAGAGTTACCTGGTTGTTGATGGGAGGTGGCAGGTATAccgtggaattagtcgaggtgcgcGCAAGCTAGCCTGGACACCATGGttatcaaactaaaaaaaaatagtacatAGCTGCTCACCCTCTACTTTGATAAATTTCCCTAAACAAAACAATaaacacataatataacataagATCTTCTCTCCATGATTTCGTTGATCTCATCCAAGCTGATTAACTTGGAAATGGTGTTATAACATCAGCTAGACTAGCTCATGtaatatatgtgaaagtttgtTTCTAAATCCTACAACACAGCTTTCTGATAAATCAAACTATAACTTCATGTCAACCATTTGTAGAATCAAAATAGAAAGTAAAAGTACACATTTTACACAAACCATAATTATCTAATAACAGAACTGTCAAAAAAGAACAGAAACCTGGCAGTGATCATTTGTCAAAGGCTGTTCAGATCGAATAATCTGATGAAGATCCGTATCCATTAATTCAGAAACTATGTACACATCATTAAAAGCCTCTTTCTTTGGTGGCCTTATGAGGTCTTTGATTGCAACAATCTGAATATTTAACAAAACATTGAAATTACTCACCAATGAAGCAATCATTCAAATTCATTCACATATTAATCACCATATAAGTGCACAATACACTTACATTTTCGTGATCCAAGTGCCGAAGTAGCTTAATTTCTCTCAATGTCCTCTTCGCATCAATTCTGTTATCAAATGCATTTCCTATTTTCTTAATTGCAACTTCCTCACGCGTCTCAGAATTTACAGCAGCACTAACAAATAGCAGAACATAACAAACGATTACTCCATCATATAAAGCCCCAAAAATTTACTAGTATGAGCAAAATTAATCAGTAGGAAGCGATTTGTTCCTTTTTCACATAATTTACCATTCAATTCACATAAATAGCATATcgaaaacaacaataataagtaaataaaacttCACCGGAAACCTACCATACAAGGCCGTAAGCGCCGCGGCCGATTGGACGAATAGGAGGAACGTATTTGCTGAAAACTTCAAACAAGTTGCCGTAAACATTGTAACGAACGTATTGACCACCGTTTATGAGAACTCCTCTGATATCACGACTGCCGATACTTGAAGCTCCACCGGTTTGATTAGCCATGACGATGGCGTCGCGGTAGTTAATACTGGTCGTGCAGTAGAGGAAGTCACCGGGTTCTAGCGGCGTTAAACGAAGACTCGACGGAGATTTATGGTGgtttaaatatactttttgttCTGAATTTATACCATTGGGCACggtattgaaaatttgaaaaaatgcgTGAAGTTAGTATAGTGGACTAAACTTCAGTCTTTCACTATACGGGGAAATgcgaaaataaaaattttagagaaattatttttagaggtaaacttaaaatttcacgaatttcatattttaactaTATTATGCAGAGCTAATAGAatcaaaaagatatatatattcgaTCTATAATAGACTTATGTAGATAAATTATAGAttacaaatttcaaatatttttttttaaaaaaagttaatgcTAAAATGTATATAAATCATGACAGAAAATTCTAAGAGTGATACTTATTAATGAGATAGAATAATATTTCATAAGATTCATTATAGTATATGTagatagtaaaataaataatctcCAGATTAACTAATAGTCTAATGATTCTAACTaaacgtaaaaaaaataaacttacattttatttcaaagttgTTAGTATATTTTATCCCTCTTATTAAACGAGTATTAAATCTTTATATTCCGATCAATGGTCAAAGATTTTCTGTAAACTCCATAGAAAAAAGATGTACTAAGTCCTCCATTAAATTTGTGCAAAGtcatcttattttatttgttcttctttcttattgaaaaaaaaaactttcaacaTCTAAAACCTAATACGCGTGGAAATATAACATAGAAAAAAAGAAGGGTGTGgatagatatttatatttttttctaaaaaaagctTATTAAATTAGATAGAAGTagttgaaaatgaaattgaatgaagaattatattaatattaggTCAACTTGTTGGAAGTCTATTCCAAAGACCAACTTGTATATATTTCCACCTACTGCTGAGTTTTTCTATCAGGGGATTAACGGTAGAATTAGAACTATCAGTTTTTAATCAgagatattaaatttaaattttaaatattaaatcacaaatttttgaaaatattttatttcaataagaGATTTCTTGCCACGACTTTGAATTCAATCGGATTTAtatacaaatatcaaatacgtAGTGAGAAATGAGAAAAACTTGCAAcgtctattttttattttttgtttttcattttccattttatgttCGATCATAATATTGAGGTCCGATCAATTTGAATTTGGCCTCATTGGTGGGGAAGCATCACCTATCAAGATATGCCCCAGACTACTATTACTCCAAGGCCCAAAAGAAAGTTAAAATGGACCAGCCCGAAAAATGGTCCAAATCAAATTGGGCCTATCTTGTTCCtagtcctttttttttattaatataggaGACGTGTGTTTTTACTTCGTTCTTTTATGgaataattttataaactttCTTATACTATACGTTAGGATTATGTTTTATAAGCAATGTGAATGTTAATATAAGTGAAAAGAGAATAAATCACTATAATAACAAGTGGTGTCATtttcaatattcatatataatactttcaatttgatt contains these protein-coding regions:
- the MAPK7 gene encoding mitogen-activated protein kinase 7, which translates into the protein MANQTGGASSIGSRDIRGVLINGGQYVRYNVYGNLFEVFSKYVPPIRPIGRGAYGLVCAAVNSETREEVAIKKIGNAFDNRIDAKRTLREIKLLRHLDHENIVAIKDLIRPPKKEAFNDVYIVSELMDTDLHQIIRSEQPLTNDHCQYFMYQLLRGLKYVHSANVLHRDLKPSNLFLNANCDLKIGDFGLARTTSETDFMTEYVVTRWYRAPELLLNCSEYTGAIDVWSVGCILGEIMTREPLFPGKDYVQQLRLITELLGSPDDASLQFLRSDNARRYVRQLPQYPKQQFSARFPSMSALAIDLLEKMLVFDPTRRITVDEALCHPFLSSLHDLNDEPICPRPFSFDFDEPSITEEKIKELIWRECVKFYPDFVEQNI